CCCAGTGATAGTCCAGTAGGATCTCGCCGCGGTCGGCGGCGCGCATCACGTCGAAGTCATCGCAGACGACCGCGTTCCATTGCGCGGCAAATGCCCGTACACTCTGCTCGCACGAGAGCAGTTCGTTTTTGTGGGTCTCGAAGTAGTTGGGATCCGCTTGAACTTGCTTTACCTTGGCTTTCATTTCCGGCCACTCTTCGATATCCAAATTCATGCTGTGGTAAGTCCAACTGACCATCGCATCGCGACCGTCGCGGGTGATGTAGAGGGTCTTCGAATCGGGGATGATCAACGACCGCAGCGGACATGGCGTGCGATCGCCGCACAGTCGTGCAGGCCCGCAAACGTCGACGACGAGATCTCGGATCATCTGATGCAAGCGATCTTCCAAGATTGGACGATATTCATTCTTCTTCAGGAGTGCCGTGAGATCTTCCTGCTCCCCCAACAGTCCACGAAATAGCGTTGGGAAATGAAACTCGCCACAACACCGCACCTGCGGATGCAGGTTCATCAGATTGCACAACCAATTGGTCCCTGATTTGGCGTACCCACGGATGAAAAACAGCTCCGGCGGCTTCGGCTTTAAAAAACGCAGCATCGATGTTCTGACAATTCGGTTGGAAGCAATGGCTATGATGATCGCTCAATGAATACTCTGTTACTCGTTACCGATCAACCGTTCTGGCGGCGCGAGAATGGATCGCAGCAGCGATCTTGGGCACTGTTGCAATTTCTGAAGTCGCAAGGTTTTCGCGCGACCTGCTTCTACATGGTGCCGCTGACCGATAGCGACATCCTGGCGACGCGCGAACTCGGATTGCAAATCGTTGCGTTTGATCCGAATGGCTCTTGGTTTGCAAAGCGAGTTCACGGTATCGCGAACATGTTCGGTCGACGACGTCGCAAAGCGAAGCGTCCCGCTTCTCAAGCTGCCGGTGTTTCAAAGTCGCCGCCGGGCACGCTGCAAACCTATCGCTGGCCAGCTGCGGCGGCGCAGTTTCAAAAACTGGTCGCCCGCCTGCATCCCGATTTGGTCCTCTGCAATTACGTTATCTGGGGCAACCTGTTGGAAGCGTTCCCGTCCGGCCAGCGACCTTTTCTGGCGGTTGTCGATACGCAGGACGTGCTGCACCAGCGGCAACAGAGTTTCTCGCGGTACGGAGCCGACCATTGGATCGAGATCACTCGCGACGAAGAGGCACAGGCGCTTGGCCTGTTCGATTTGATTCTCGCCGCCCAAGCCGACGAAGCGAAGACGCTTCGCGCGATGGTGCCCGAGGTCGACGTCGTTCAAGTCGGTCACGATCACGATCGGCACGCGAGGCCAGATGTCATCGATCCGCAGCGGCGGTTGCCGGACGCCCCCGTCCGGATCGGGATGATTGGATCTGGCAATGCCGCGAATCGCGATGGCCTGCGATGGTTTATCGACGAGGTCTGGAATAACGGCCTGTCGGCGCAGAATGTTGAATTGCTCGTGGCCGGATCGCTGAGCAGCGAGATGGATGGCCCAACGGATTCAGGGGCACCGCAGGTTCGCTGTCTGGGCGTGGTGCAACCGCTTGACGCTTTTTATGACCAAGTCGATGTGGTGATCAATCCGATCCGGTTTGGAAGCGGCATCAAAATCAAGACGATCGAAGCGTTTCGGTTTGGCAAGCCGCTGGTGGTCCATCCCCACAGCACTCAAGGGCTCTCCGAAGCAGCAAAAGAGGCAGTGTTGGTTGCCGATACCGCCGCGGAATTTTCCGCTGCCTGCCAGCGATTGGTCGATAGTGCGGCGATGCGACGCGAGATGTCGCAACGGATGTTGCAGTTCGATCGGACTGAACTGTCGGCGAAATCGGTCTACAGCGACCTGGTCGCGTGGCTGCGCGAGCACGACCTTTGTGTCGCCAGCGGCCGTCCCGCTTGAACCCTTGCGAAACATCGGGGATAGTAGGTGCCGGTGCGATCGATTTCTGCAGCGGCAGAATCGCAACGACAATCGAAGTGGTGGGCGCAAGGATGGGCGAGCGGTGGCAAGTGGAACGGTTTTTTATGTTGGCACCGACAGCGAAGTGGCGCACCACGCGGCACCGCTGATGGGCCGACTGCCGATTCGCATCGCCACAGCCGAGGAAGTCCTGAAGCTTGCGGTACCGGGCGATTTGGCGATCTTCTTTTCGGAGCACTTCGAGCGGTTTCGATCGGCAATCCGTCAGCTGCAAAGCCGCCGTGTCGCGACGCTGTATGCGATCGATGGCATCTTGGAATGGCGAAACGCTTGGGAAAACCGAGCGGATGAGCCAGCATCGCCTTGGACGATGCGTCCGGTCCTGTCGGACAAAGTCGCGTGCATTGGGGCGGCGCAAGCGAGAGTGCTATGGTCTTGGGGGAACGCTGACAAGATCGAGATCGTAGGGATTCCCCGCTTCGATGATCTCGCCGCACGCGACACCACTCGCAATCTCCCACGCGATCCAAACGTCTTCCGAATCCTGGTGGTGACGGCCAGATGCCCAGGCTTTACCGATTCGCAGCGGCAACAAATCGCTCAATCGCTAGCCGATCTTCGCGACACGGTTCGCGAAACCGATCTGCCCGATGGCCGACGGATCGAAATCGCATGGCGGCTGAAAGGCGGAATGGACCGTCGGATCGGAGTCGAGAACCAGGAGAGCGACAGCGATCTGGCCGACGTGCTCGATCGCGTTGACGCCACGATCACAACGCCATCGACGGCGCAATTGGAATCGATGCTGTTGGGCAAGCCGACGGCGATTCTCGATTACACCAACAGCCCGTTGTATGCCGATGCCGCTTGGCGAATCACCGCAAAGGAACAGATCGCACAAACGCTAGAACAATTGATTCGGCCAACTGAAGCCCGCATGCACTATCAAAAATCGGTGCTACACGACGCGTTGCAGCTTCAATCCCCGGCCAGTGATTTGATGGTCCAGTTGATTCAGGCGATGCTGGGTCAGACGCAAAACGCGATTCACAGCGATCGGACGCCTCGGTTTCCCGAAGCGATCTTGCCGCCGGTGGACGCTGCACCGCCGTCGCTCTGTTTGCCAGCAGCCTACCCGACGCGTGGCGTCTTCCAAAACGACGACCTTCAAAAATTGCAAACGCAACTGGCGGATGCCGAGCGTGAAACGGAACTGCTGCATCGGATGATCGATGGGTTGCGCGATGAACTGGGCCAGGCCCACGCGATCTTTGATTCGATCCATCGGCATCCGGTCGCTGGGCCGGTGGTTCGCGCACGCCAGAAGGTGATCGATTGGTTTGCGAAGGCCGAACGGGGCGATGCGGAGCACGATTCGTGAACACACAACAATCAACCGCCGCGACAGCGCGGCACGCTCCGCCCGCCGATCGATCCGATGCGACGATCGATGTCGTTTGTGCGGCAGACGATGCGTATGCGATGCCCCTGGCAGTCACGCTCAAGAGCGCTTGCCGCAACTTGGCCAAAGGCTCTCGGATCCGTTTGTTCTTCATCACCGGTGGGATCAACGACGCAAATTGGTCGATGATCGAAGCGACGCTCGCAGACGAACCGATCGATATCCATGTGATCCAACCCGATCGCGCGATCTTCGCAGACCTGACGATCTCGCATCATATTTCACACACCGCCTACTTCCGGCTGCTGACTGCCGAACTGTTGCCAAGCGATGTGCGACGGGTGATCTATCTCGATTCGGACCTGTTCATCCAAGAGGACCTTGGCCACTTGTGGGCGTTGCCGATCGAAGCGAAGTTCTGTCTGGCAACCGTCGACGTCGCCTGCCCCTATGTCGACGCGCGGCTTGGATGTGCGAACTATCGCATGGCCAATCCTTATATGGCGTCGCTCTCTCCGATCCGGAACTACCGCGAACTAGGGCTCGACGGATCCAGCGAGTACTTCAATAGCGGCGTGATGGTTCTGAATCTTGACTTGTGGCGCAAGGAAGAGATGGCGACGCGATTGCTGAAAACGCTCCGCGACAATCAAAAGTACGTATGGTGCTGGGATCAGTACGCGCTCAACGTGGCTTGTCATGGCAACTGGGGACGCTTTGATCCGCGCTGGAACCAGGGGGCGCATGTGTTTGAGTATCCGTCGGCACGGCACGCGCCAATCGAAGTGAACCAATGGGATCAGATGCGAACCGATCCGGCGATCGTGCACTTCACGACAGAATTCAAGCCTTGGCAACACAACTCCAATCACCCTCGCAGCGAAGTCTTTTACGAGGGGCTGGATGAAACTGCCTGGCGCGGGTGGCGGCCCGATACCAGCAGGTCCAACTTCAAGGATTGGTTCAATCGGCAAGTGCTTGCCGCGATCAAACAAGCGACGATCTCTTCCCGACGATTGACTTCGATGTGGGCCGCAGGATAAAGCCAATGACACCAACAACACTTCCGGCAGCACGCCCAAGCGCCCGATTAAGGAAAGCGGAGGCTAACGCCCGTCCGTTGGTCACGATCTTCACGGTGCTGAAGCCGTTTGTTGGCGAAGCCGACACGCACCAACGCAATGCGCTGGCCAGCTGGCAGATGCTGGGACCGGACGTGGAGATCCTGCTGTTCTCCGACACATCGATCCCCGACGATCTTCGCGCTCGCTTTACGTGCCTTCCGTGCATCGCGACCAATGAATTTGGCACTCCATTGCTGGACGATGTGTTTCGTGTCGCAGCCGACATCGCACGCGGCAGCGTCCGCGCCTTTGTTAATGGAGATATCGTGCTAGACCAGCGTTTCACCCAGTCGGTGCGACGGTTGCAAGATTCCGACCTCGCGTCGTGGCTGGCGATTGGGCAGCGAACCGAGCTGGATGTTCCCGCCGCAGTGCAACATCCCGCGGCTGGCTGGCTCGACGATTGTTTCCAGAAATGTGAGACGCAGGGCGAACTGGCATCGGTTGTCTGCAAAGACTACTTCATCTTCACCGCCGACCTTTTTCAAGACCTTCCCGCGTTTGCGATCGGGCGTGGGAATTGGGACAACTGGATGGTCGCTCACAGCAAGTCCAACGGCATCCCGGTCGTCGATATCACGGCCGTAGCGCCGGTCATTCACCAGCGACATGGCTACGCGCACGTCAGCGGGGGCAGGGGAGCGGTCTACGTCAGCGGTCCCGAGGCGAAGGAAAACCAACGCCTCGCCGGAGGGCGACATCTGATCAGCGGCAGCACCGCAAATTGGCGGTTCGATAAGTCCGGAATCCGCAGAGTGCGATGGACATCGTGGACCCTCTGCAAAGATGCCTTCCGTTTTGCGGGGCTTTTGCTGCGGATGCTGATGCGATCGGATTAACGACACACTCCGGATCGATCTACAAACGCTTTCCCCCTCGATACCGCCGCGTGATGCTTCCAACAGGTTCCCCATGATCTCGATCGCTGCAATTTATTCGATCGCGCTGTTGCTGTGGTCGATTGCAAATTGGGGCTTCGCCTGGTTCTTTGCCGCACGGATTGTCCGGCCTGGCATTGGGAATCATAGGCTGCATGAAAACCAACCCTTCGCCCCCAAGGCTTCGGTGTTGCTGTCGTTGCGAGGCTGTGACCCTTTCCTGGAACAGACGTTGCGAGGTTTGCTGGAGCAATCTTATCCCGACTTCGAAGTCATCGTGGTGGTCGACAATCGGTGCGACCCAGCATGGGATGTTGCGATGCAAGTCAAGTCGGAACGCGACGCACAGGATCGCATCCGAATCGTCGAACTGCTGAATCCGTTGCCAACGTGCAGCCTGAAATGCAGTTCGCTGGTACAGGCGACAAGCCAGATCTCATCGACTAGCCAAGTGGTCGTGTTGGTGGATGCGGATGTTGTTCCGCACGCCAATTGGCTGCGTGGCGTGGTCCAACCGCTATCGGATCCGAAGGTCGGAGTCGTCACGGGCAATCAATGGTTCGATCCTCGCAGACGCGATACGGGATCGGTTTTGAGAAGCCTTTGGAATTCCGGCGCGTTGGTAGCGACGGCGATCAACGCAAACCCCTGGGCGGGGACCTGCGCGATCCGCACCGCCGACCTCCTGTCGTCGGGGCTGGTCGACGACTGGAAGACCTCCGTTGTCGATGACGGTCCGATCAAAGCGGCGATGACTCGGCTCGGGCTGCGAGTTCATTTCGATCCCAATCTGATCATGGTCAATCGAGACCAGTGCACGACCGCATTTGTCGGCCGCTACGTGACACGCATGCTCACGTGGAGCCGAGTCTACGAACCCACATTTGCGGGGACAGTCGTTCACGCAGCTGCCTTGGCTTTGTTTACCGCGGGCTGGTTGTTATTTCTGATCGCCGCGATCTGCTGGGGCGACTGGCCTGCGGCCGCATTGCTGACGTCATCGATGCTCATCGCCAACGGTTGCATGTTTCTCAGCTGGCGAACGGTTCGCGTTGCGGTCGGCGAAGCGGTCGCCACGAGAGGCGATTCACTGCACCGGATGTCGTGGAGTGAAGCGGCACAGGTCTTTGCCTTGCTCCCCGTATGCCAGCTGACGCACGTCTTTTGCACCATCAAAGCGATTTGGGTGCGGCAGGTGAACTGGCGAGGGATCACCTATCGTCTGCACAGCCAGCGGCGAGTCGAGATGGTTGCCTACCGCCCCTACGTTGACAATCAACAGGTTCCCTCCGAGGCAAACCTGTCCGTCTAGTCTAAGTCGCCATCGCGATTTCCTCGCAAAAAGGGGGGCAGGGCCGCCGGACCGCCCAAAAGTTGTGTCGCGACTTGCTCTCAAAACCGAGCTGTTTTGGTATGGTGAGTCGAGAAGTGGTGATATGCTCGCCAGCACAAATGGATATCGTGAACGAAATAGGATGCTTGGCGATGACGCAAAGGAATCAGACGACGCAGCGTCAACCGTTGGCCTTGGTTGGGCTGGGATGCCGTCTACCCGGTGGGATCCGAGATCCCGATTCGCTTTGGCAGTTGTTGGCTCGCCGCGGCAGTGCGATCTCCGACGTCCCAGGAGATCGCTGGCACATCGATCGATACTTCCATGAGGATCCCAATTCGGCTGGCCACATGACGGCCCGACGCGGCGGCTTTGTCGATCAACTGAAGCAGTTCGATGCGACGTTCTGGGGTTTTTCGCGACGCGAAGCGGTTCGCTTGGATCCCCAACAACGCTGGATGCTCGAAGTGGCTTGGGAGGCGTGCGAAGATGCCGGAATTCCTCCCAGCAGTTTGCGAGGCACAAACGTTGGCGTGTTTGTGGGAGCTTCCAGTCACGATTACGGCAGCCTGCAATTAAACGACCTGGGCAATCTGGATGTTCATTCGAACACCGGCGGAACGCTGAGCATCGTCGCCAACCGGATCTCCTATCTGTTCGACTTGCGTGGCCCCAGCCTGGCGGTCGACACCGCTTGTTCGTCGGCGCTGGTCGCATTTTCGATGGCTTGCCGATCGATTTGGTTGGGCGAATGCGATGCCGCGCTGACCGGCGGCGTCAACGCGTTGCTGACGCCCAACGCCAGCATCGGATTCAGCAAAGCGTCGATGTTGTCGGCCGCCGGCGAGTGCTTCGCTTTTGATCATCGGGCCGACGGCTACGTTCGCAGCGAAGGGGCGGGGATGGTTTTGCTGAAACCGCTGGCCGATGCGATCGACAATGGCGACCACATCTACGCCGTCGTCCGCTCGGCAGTCGTCAACCAGGATGGTCACACGTCGTCGATGACGGTTCCCAGTTCGGCGGCGCAAAGCAAGCTGTTGCGGAGGGCACTCGACGAAGCGGGCGTTGCTCCAAGTGAAGTCTGTTACGTCGAAGCCCACGGAACCGGAACGCCGGTCGGCGATCCCATCGAGGCAGCGGCGATCGGGGCGGTCGTCTCCAAAGGCCGTGCCGCGGGGGACGATTGTTGGCTGGGGTCGATCAAGACGAACCTCGGGCATCTGGAACCGGCGTCGGGTATCGCTGGATTGTTCAAGCTTGCCTTGATCATGGACCGTCAATCGATTCCGCCCAGCGGCAACTTTGAAGCGGCCAACCCGGCGATTCCCTTCGACTCATTGCAATTGAAAGTCGTCGACGGATTGCAACCGATCGCGACGCAGGATCAACCGATCAGTGCGGCGATCAATTCATTTGGTTTTGGTGGCACCAATGCCAGCGCCGTGGTGCAGTCGGCTCCGCAAACGAAGCAACACAAGTCCAGTTCCGAGAAGATTGCAACGCGACCTTTCCTGTTGCCGATTTCAGCTCGCGACGATGAAGCACTGCGTGGTTATGCCAAACAATACAGTCGCCAGTTGAAGGAGTTCGGCGGTGATGATTCAGCCGCACTTGCCGACTTCTGCTATTCAGCTGGAACGCGCAAAGAGCAACACTCGCAACGCATGGTGCTGCGTGGTCGCGACGCCAAACAACTCGCGGGCAACCTAAGAGCGTGGTTGCGTGGTGACGACGTGGAAGAGAGTGTTGTGGTTGGCCATGCGGAAACGCAGCCTGGAACCAACGCGTTCGTTTTCACAGGCCAAGGGTCTCAGTGGGCGACGATGGGGCAAGACTTGATCGCGCGCGAACCGATCGTCGCAGCAACCATCGACAAGATCGACACGCTATTCCAACAGGTCAGCGGATGGTCGCTGAAGGAAGCGATGTTGTGCGATGCCAGCGAATCGAAGATCGACAGCACGCAAGTTGCCCAGCCCGCGATCTTCGCGCTTCAGGTCGCTTTGGTCGAACTGTGGAAGACTTGGGGGATCACACCCGACAGCGTGATCGGTCACAGCGTGGGAGAGGTTGCGGCCGCGTGGTGTGCGGGCATCTATACGTTGGATGAAGCGACGCAGCTTGTCTATCATCGCAGCCGATTGCAGGATGGGACCGGTGGCGCGGGCAAGATGTTGGCCGTTGGTATGACGGTGGCCGAGGCGCGTGCGTTGATCGGCGATGCCGCGGCGGAAGTCACCGCGGTCAACAGTCCCTCGTTGGTCACGATTGGCGGCGACGCCCAGACGGTTGCTGACCTGGAAGTCCAACTGAAACAAGTCGGGAAATTTGTCCGCGACTTGGGACTCGATTATGCCTTCCATACGTACCAGATGGATGCGATCAAGGAACCGTTGCTGCAGGCGTTGGAGTTCCTGAATCCGCAACCGTCGACGATCCCGTTCATTTCGACGGTCACCGGACGGCCACAAGACGGCCAAACGATGGACGCTCAATATTGGTGGCATAACGTTCGCCAACCGGTTCTGTTCGACGAAGGCTTTGCCGCCTTGGTCGCTGCCGGGCACGGGAACTTTCTCGAAATTGGCCCCCATCCTGCACTTCGAAGTTCGATGGGCGAATGCCTCGCATCTCTCGATGCATCCGCTCAAGTATTCCATTCGCTCGCACGCCAAACCGATTCGACAACCACGCTGCTCAAGAACGTCGCCCAGATGCATGTCGCTGGGCTCTCGGTCGATTGGCAAGTCTTGAATCAAAGCACGGGCAACTTTGTCCCCCAGCCCCGTTATCCTTGGACCTACCAAGAATACTGGCTCGACAAAGGCCGCGACCTTGCCAGGCTCGACAAACCACTGCACCCGCTGTTGGGCAAACGTCTGCAATCGGCAAATCCGACGTGGCAATTGACGCTTGACCCACACCGTTTTCCGTACTTGCGAGATCACCAAATCTGGGATGGCATCGTGTTCCCGGCCGCTGGTTTTGCAGAGATCGGTTTTGCGGTCGCCGACGCGATGCTTCCTGGCGATGCGTATGTTGTCGAAGACCTGCAATGCCTGGAGGCATTGTTTGTCGATCCGGATCTGATGCCGACGATTCAAGTCGTGTTCGAAGAACAGACCAAGTCGTTTTCTATCCACAGTTCCACCGATAAACAGAATTGGCAAACCAATGCCTGCGGGAGGTTGGTGTTGCTGCCGGCCGATCCGATCCAGCCCAAGCCAAATCTGCAGGCGATCGAAAGCCGGCTGCCATGTTCTGTTTCGCACGAGAACCTGTACGACAATCTGCATCGGTCGGGATATGGATTTGGCGATGCGTTCTCGTTGATTCAACATCTCAGGCATGGTGAACCAGCGTCACTTAGCGAGACCTCATTCGATGGTTCGCCGCTGCGGCGAGAATCGCTGGCCTGGGTCGACGCTTCGGGTTTGGGCGCCTCGGCGGCCACCGAATATCGCTGGCACCCGGCGATCTTAGACGCCTGCCTGCAAGCAACTCATGGCACGCAGTACGCCGAAGCGGATGCTGAACAAGGCGACGATTTTTACTTGCCCGAATCCATTCGCAGAGTGCATTTGTACTGCAACAGCTTGCCGCTGCAATTTTGGGTTCAC
Above is a genomic segment from Rosistilla ulvae containing:
- a CDS encoding sulfotransferase domain-containing protein yields the protein MLRFLKPKPPELFFIRGYAKSGTNWLCNLMNLHPQVRCCGEFHFPTLFRGLLGEQEDLTALLKKNEYRPILEDRLHQMIRDLVVDVCGPARLCGDRTPCPLRSLIIPDSKTLYITRDGRDAMVSWTYHSMNLDIEEWPEMKAKVKQVQADPNYFETHKNELLSCEQSVRAFAAQWNAVVCDDFDVMRAADRGEILLDYHWVRYEDLHRDTLARRDEIYRFLNLNPKQAQPLTAKTEAGFGNGKTNRPHHFYRRGCAGTWQEYFTDEQRNWFESEASEALQLVAA
- a CDS encoding glycosyltransferase, translating into MNTLLLVTDQPFWRRENGSQQRSWALLQFLKSQGFRATCFYMVPLTDSDILATRELGLQIVAFDPNGSWFAKRVHGIANMFGRRRRKAKRPASQAAGVSKSPPGTLQTYRWPAAAAQFQKLVARLHPDLVLCNYVIWGNLLEAFPSGQRPFLAVVDTQDVLHQRQQSFSRYGADHWIEITRDEEAQALGLFDLILAAQADEAKTLRAMVPEVDVVQVGHDHDRHARPDVIDPQRRLPDAPVRIGMIGSGNAANRDGLRWFIDEVWNNGLSAQNVELLVAGSLSSEMDGPTDSGAPQVRCLGVVQPLDAFYDQVDVVINPIRFGSGIKIKTIEAFRFGKPLVVHPHSTQGLSEAAKEAVLVADTAAEFSAACQRLVDSAAMRREMSQRMLQFDRTELSAKSVYSDLVAWLREHDLCVASGRPA
- a CDS encoding glycosyltransferase family 8 protein, translated to MNTQQSTAATARHAPPADRSDATIDVVCAADDAYAMPLAVTLKSACRNLAKGSRIRLFFITGGINDANWSMIEATLADEPIDIHVIQPDRAIFADLTISHHISHTAYFRLLTAELLPSDVRRVIYLDSDLFIQEDLGHLWALPIEAKFCLATVDVACPYVDARLGCANYRMANPYMASLSPIRNYRELGLDGSSEYFNSGVMVLNLDLWRKEEMATRLLKTLRDNQKYVWCWDQYALNVACHGNWGRFDPRWNQGAHVFEYPSARHAPIEVNQWDQMRTDPAIVHFTTEFKPWQHNSNHPRSEVFYEGLDETAWRGWRPDTSRSNFKDWFNRQVLAAIKQATISSRRLTSMWAAG
- a CDS encoding glycosyltransferase — encoded protein: MISIAAIYSIALLLWSIANWGFAWFFAARIVRPGIGNHRLHENQPFAPKASVLLSLRGCDPFLEQTLRGLLEQSYPDFEVIVVVDNRCDPAWDVAMQVKSERDAQDRIRIVELLNPLPTCSLKCSSLVQATSQISSTSQVVVLVDADVVPHANWLRGVVQPLSDPKVGVVTGNQWFDPRRRDTGSVLRSLWNSGALVATAINANPWAGTCAIRTADLLSSGLVDDWKTSVVDDGPIKAAMTRLGLRVHFDPNLIMVNRDQCTTAFVGRYVTRMLTWSRVYEPTFAGTVVHAAALALFTAGWLLFLIAAICWGDWPAAALLTSSMLIANGCMFLSWRTVRVAVGEAVATRGDSLHRMSWSEAAQVFALLPVCQLTHVFCTIKAIWVRQVNWRGITYRLHSQRRVEMVAYRPYVDNQQVPSEANLSV